From the genome of Halobellus litoreus, one region includes:
- a CDS encoding DUF5786 family protein encodes MGFGSYDESEQENQDFDTDLDDDDGVATSQADHGGDVEFEIGASNDELLDRLKDIKEGE; translated from the coding sequence ATGGGATTTGGGAGCTACGACGAGTCCGAACAAGAGAATCAGGACTTCGACACCGATCTCGACGACGACGACGGGGTCGCGACCTCCCAGGCCGACCACGGGGGCGACGTCGAGTTCGAGATTGGGGCATCGAACGACGAACTCCTGGACCGGCTCAAGGACATCAAAGAGGGGGAGTGA